The sequence CCGCGCCGAGGCGGAAGCACGGGCACGAGCGGCGGAAGAACGAGCGCAGCGGGAAGCCGCCGCACGGGCCGAGGCGGAAGCGCTGGCGCGTGCAGCAGCGGAGCAAGCACGAGCGGCGGAAGAACAAGCGCAGCGGGAAGCCGCCGCACGGGCCGAGGCGGAAGAACAGGCCCGGCACGAAGCGACTGCGCGGGCCGAGCTTGAAGCCCGTCTGCGCGAGCTGGAGGCCGAGTTGCGGAGGTTACGGGGATTGATGTAGGCAGATACCGAACCTGGCGGGAAGGTGAGAGGGGCAACCGAGCAGGTTGCCCCTCTCACGTTCTGTCTGCCCTAGAGGATGTCCGGCGCTGTACCACAACCGTTCCGCCAACGTCCCAGGTCATACCGGTGCACGGTGCACCTTCCCCACCATTGCCGCGTTTTTTGCGTAACTTTTTGGCCGCTCAAACGGTTTCTTTATCGAGCACCGTTTTGAGCACCAGGAATACACGATGAATGGGAACCATCACCACCCGCTGCCTATCGTTATAGCATCATCGCCCCTGCACGCTACCCAGCGCTATGCTACAATACCGGCAGACCCGCCTACCACACCAGGGAGGAACTGCAATGACCCATCCGATTGCCACCGCACCTGCCCCGCTCCCCGAAGACGACCCCTTCCGCTACGGCTGGCGCTACGTCCGTCGCCCCACCCCCGACGACCCCGACCACCTCGAACAGGTGCCGCTCACCCTCGAAGACGTGTTGCACCCCGAAGTGGGAGACTTCATCGTGCACAGTGACCGCCACGAAACCGACCGCATGTACCTCACGGCGGTGCTGCGTGCCCGGCTCGAACCGCACGGGCAGGCCATCGTGCTGAGTGATGTGCGGGTGGCGTGGGACGTGCCCGACCTGCGGCCGCACGGGCCCGGACGTGATGGTCATTCCGGGGCTGCGTGAGCGACGGGATTGGAGCACCTTTGACGTGGCGGAAGAGGGGGTACAACCGGCGCTGATTATTGAAATCACGTCGCCGGAGACGCGGGAGAACGACGTGGTGCGGAAGGTGGTGCACTACGCACGGGCCGGGGGTGGCGCAATACGTGATTGTGGACAACCTCGGGCGGCGGGGGGAGCGGCAGCTCCGGTTGCTCGATTACCGACTGGTGGGGGACACCTACCGGCTCCAGCCGCCCGATGCGCGGGGGTGGGTGTATCTGGAGGTTGCCGGGCTGTGGTTAGGGGTGGAAGGCGACCACGTGGTTTGCTACACCGACGACGGCACGGCGTTTGGCGACTATGCGACGGTAGTGCAGCAGGCGGCGGAAGCCGAGGCGAGAGCGCGACAGGAAGCGGCAGCACGGGCGGAGGCGGAAGCGCAGGCACGAGCGGGAGCAGAACAAGCGCAGCGGGAAGCGGCAGCGCGGGCGGAGGCGGAAGCGCAGGCACGAGCGGCAGCAGAACAAGCGCAGCGGGAAGCGGCAGCGCGGGCGGAGGCAGAAGCGCAGGCACGAGCGGCAGCAGAACAAGCGCAGCGGGAAGCGGCAGCGCGGGCGGAGGCGGAGGAACGGGCCCGGCGCGAAGCGGCAGCGCGGGCCGAGCTTGAAGCCCGCCTGCGCGCATTGGAGGCCGAGTTGCGGCGGATACGGCAGACGTAGCAGGATATTTTTCAAGGTGGAAGGACTGGCATGAAGAGGTTTTCAGAGTTCTGGGCTTCACCGAACAGTTTAACATTGTAGCGACACCGACGAATATCACACACCCATTGAGATAACTTCCAATCCATACCATCACCTGGATACGGATACGGGGTTTCTGGCCCGCGTTGTGTGGTACATTGCCGGAAACTAACGTGGTTTCAGAAACCACTCCTTCCGGTGCTGTAACGGGCATAGTCAACGAGACGATAGATTCATAGCAGCAGCCAACCTGTCAGAACGAAAAGCTTCGCGTTTCCTCACAACTGCGGGCGAGTTGGAGTCCCGCTTTGCTGCTCACTCCTCAAATCACTTGCGGGTAGGAAAAATGTTGAAAAGCTCTGGTGCCATCCACTCTTGCACTGAAGTGTACTAAATGCTATATCTGATCGAACGGTGTTATATCTCGGGAGTGCAATCAATGCGGGTTATCATTCGTGAAGTGTTGAATGTTGGTGGCTTCTTTGCCGGTGAAACTGTGACACTGGCAGTACAGTCCTGGCCTGATGGCGGTCCTGAGCAGACACTAACTATTGACGATGCAGCCCTGACTAACGTCACTGCCCGTCATCTTCTGACACCGGGGATGGTGCTAGAGTTGGTTTTTAGCGGTGATCGGGTTGAACACGCGAGTTTGCTCGCTGCTCCCGATTACACTGCATTACAAGCGGCGCTGCGTCCGCAACCAATCGAACCAACACCGGTGCCACGAGTGTTGAGTTTTCGTTGTCGTGCCTGCAACTTATGGACGCCGGCGGTCGGTGATCCGCCAGTCTGTGGTCTATGTGGAGCGCCAGCACCGCGTCTGTCTTAACGTCGAATTGGGACACCTCACAGGGTGTCCCAATGTCCGCACGTCACTCCATCTGGTTCTTACGAAAGATGAAATGTAGCAACGAGACGTCCGAATTGGAGCCTGGTGCCGTCGCTGAGAGGTATTGGGGTTTGTGGTTCGATGCGCTGTCCGTTTACGCGCGTATGATTGGTGCTGTTTAGATCAACGATACTCCACTGATTGCCGATATGTACGATCTTGGCATGCTGACGACTGACACCACCTAGTTCACCACCATAGGGCGTCAAATCGATTTCAGGGAAGATATTACTCACCGGGTCTTCGCGTCCGATAATATACTCGCTCTTGCCGGGAGGTAAGACAATCTCACTGCCATCAGCTAACACCAGACGTGCTGTAACCGGTGGTGGAGAAACTATTGGTGTAGCAATGGGTGTAGGGGCTGTCGGATGCGCTGGTGTATGAGCTGGGGGTGTGCTGCCTGTGAGCGCCGCCAGCTCAGCTTCAGTTTTAGCCAATTCGGCTTTTGCCGCATCAAGACCGGCCGTGATGAAGGCTGGAACACTCCCTGCCGGATAGCGGGCTGCCATTTGTTCATATTGCGCTACTGTCTCGCGATGAGCAGCAAGTAGAGCTTCAAGTCGCGCTACTTCTGCTGGGTCTGGAGCGACCGGTAACGCGGCCAGCTCTGCTTCAGTCTTGGCTAGCTCGGCTCGTGCTGCATCAAGGCCAGCCGTGATGAAGGCTGGGACACTCCCGGCCGGATAGCGGGCTGCCATTTGTTCGTATTGCGCTACTGTCTCACGATGAGCGGCAAGCAGGGCTTCAAGCCGTGCACGCTCAGCGGCAATATCGCTCATTGCCGATGCCTGGGGTGATGACGCTTCGGTTGCTGTCGGTAAGCTTGATGGTGCAGATGCTGTTGCCGGTGTCGGCACTGCGGCGGTCGGCGTAGTGGTGATTGGTACCTCAGCGGTCGGCGCCTCGGCGGGTGGCGCGATAACGGTCGGCGCCTCGGCGGGTGGCGCGATAACAGTTGGCGCCTCGGTGGGCGGTGCGATAACGGTCGGCGCCTCGGCGGGTGGCGCGATAACGGTCGGCGCCTCGGCGGGTGGCGCGATAACGGTTGGCGCCTCGGCGGGTGGCGCGATAACGGTTGGCGCCTCGGCGGGTGGCGCGATAACGGTCGGCGCCTCGGCGGGTGGCGCGATAACGGTTGGCGCCTCGGCGGGTGGCGCGATAACGGTTGGCGCCTCGGCGGGTGGCGCGATAACGGTTGGCGCCTCGGCAGGTGGCGCGATAACGGTCGGCGCCTCGGCAGGTGGTAACGTAGATTCCTTCAGATCGGCGCCGCAATTGTCGCAGAAGCGTTCGCCGGGTAATACTGGATCGCCGCACTCGGGGCACACGAGTTTTGGTGACGGTGGGGCAATGAGGGTTGCCTGCTCGGAAGGGGGCGTTGATACAGGTGGTATTGCCATCAAATCGGCGCCGCAGATGCTACAAAAGCGCTCACCGGGTAAGATGGCAGCACCACACGATGGACACGACGTGGCGAGGGCCGTGGGTTGATCATGGGCCGTGATCACCGGTGTTGGCGCCGGCTCAGGTTCAGTTAAGCGTCGACCACACTGATCACAAAAGCGGTTGGTTAGCTCATTTGGCGCGCCGCAAGAGGGACAGATAATCATAGTTGTTTCCTCATATTGGCTAGTGGTCGCTTTTTCTGTAAGCGACCATTCGACATAGGGCGATTTCTGTCTGAAAGATCTTACTGTTCTTCTAAACGTTGGGTAAGGCGACGTGTTGCGTAGCGTAACTCTTTCTGCGCTTCCGAGCTAAGCTGTTGCCCTTGCGCAAGTGCTGCGGCTTGCTGCTGCGCCTTCTCTGCCAACTCTAGTTCGCCCAAATCGAGCAGGCGAGTGGCCGCAGCTCGCAGCTTTTGGGTTGCACCGGTCACGTTTCCGGTTGCGGCTTCCTGCAACGCCTTGGTTTGCAATTTGAAAGCTGTGACCCGCTCAACTAGATTCATCACCTCTGGAACATAACTCTCTGGCCCTACCTGATCTGCCACGTCAAGCAGGATATCTTGCTTGATCACCACTTCACCGGTTTGCTGAACTGGGGTAGTATGCAATTCAGCCTGTGCAATCCGGAAACGACCTTTTGCCCGTGGGGGTAACACAAGATCGATGAGTACTGCTACGGTTTGTCCGCCAACCAGGTCGCCGAGACGTACAGCAACTGCTGTCTCATCAGTTGGTTGATAGCCGAGGTTTTCGATAATTGGCTTTACCCGGTAGACAGTACGCGGTGTTGCGTCACGTACAAATCGTAATAACAGTCTGGTATTGGTGGCAACCGTTGCTCGATCATCTTGAATAACTTTTTGAAAGAAATCTCCAATCTGCGCGGGCGAGGCAATATAATCAGCATACCCGTTACTGGCGGCTGCAATATCGTCGAGCAACTGCTCATTCCACTCAGTGCCTAGGCCGAACGCGGCAATACGAACTCCCGACTGTCCCAACGTGCGTGCAAGATCACGACATAGTGGTTCGTCACCCCACGTTTGCCCATCGGTCAAGAGGACCATTCGGCTAAGGCGATCAGGACCGAGGTATTTTTGCAGTTCAACATGACCAGCTTGCATCCCAAGAGACATCGCCGTTCCACCGGCTTCACTGATCGTATTAACTGCCGCTATGAATTGCGAACGATCACCAACCGGTGTGGCCGGCACTAGCGTTTGCACATTGTCGTCGAAGATAACAATGGATGCGATGTCGTTTGGGTTCAGTCGTTCGATGACCTGGCGAGTTGCTGCTTTCAGATTGTCAAGTTTTGCTCCCTGCATCGAACCTGAACGGTCGAGCACAAAGCAAATGTTCAACGGTAGTGAGGCAGCCAATGTGGTAGGTGCTGCCGCTTCTACCAGCAGATATCCGACTTGAGGGGTTGAACTGGCCGGAATTGGTGTGCGTCCCCACTTGCAGGTAAGCGTGATTGCGTCAGACATATTATGACCCTATCTCTACAATGATGAGACTCAAAATACAACAGAGAAGAAATGCGCCGCTGCTGGTTGCAAAACCAATGGCTGCATCACGTCGTCCGTGCCTTGTCTGTGCTGTATTGGGGCTGACCAGGGCGATCAGGCTGAGCAGACCACCGATAAAGGCAAACATGAGCGCGCCTAATGCAATGATGACGCCGAGTGCAGCCATCACATTATCAGGATCAGAGATGGTAAGGCTGGTAAGCGCAATTGCGATGATCATCAGGACATCACCAGTAATTCCGATCCAGAGACCAGCAGTGGCCATGCCAGTACTGGCCTGCACAACAACAGGGCCGGGATTGGCAGTACCATCTCGTGCAGCGATAGCTGCTGCCAGGTTTGGCTGAGCCTGGGGTTGCACATTCACGAGTTGACCACTGCCAAGTAGCGCTTGTTGCAACTCGATCACGTTGGCAAAGCGACGTGATGGATCATTATCAGTAGCGCGGGCAATTGCTGCGGCAATGTACGGTGGCACCGATGGGTTCAGTTGATTGACGGGTGGCAGTCGAAATGGCGTCGTGCTCGGATCATGACCGGTCAAGAGATGGTGCATCAATACACCGAGACTGTAAATATCGGAACGGGCATCGGTCTGACCGCGTCCGTACTGTTCGGGTGCGCTGTAGCCAGGAGTACCAAATGCCTGGGTATCACGCTCTTTTCCCGGTTTGAAAAGGCGGGCAATCCCAAAATCGACCAGTTTGATCTTGCCTTCCGGTGTGATCATGACATTGGTTGGCTTCAGATCACGGAAGATGATCGGCGGTTGTTGGGCGTGCAAGTAGGCTAAAACCTCACAGATTTGCGTCGTCCAACGTAGAACCTCATGCAGTGGGCGGGGTAGACCTACTCGGTTTACATAATCCCGCAGATTTTCACCAGGCACGAACTCCATGACCAGGTAATGACGCCCGTTCTCTTCAAAGTGATCGGTTACTCGCGGCAAGGCTGGGTGATTCAGCTTTGCCAGCAATTCGGCCTCTTGCTGAAATGCCATTTGCGCCTGCTGCCGTTCAATCGGTGAGGTAATCGCGGCATCGCTCATCTCTTTGACCGCCCATAGGGCAGTACTGAGACGCCGATCGGTTGCAAGATAGACCGATCCCATACCCCCAGCGCCGAGTCGTCTGCGCAGTTCGTAGCGTCCTTGTAAGACCATCAGCGGTGGTGTGTCTGTTGCTGATGTCTGACTACGAAGCCGGGTACCACATTCTGGGCAGAAGATGATTTCGTCATGTACATTAGCGCCACATTGTGGACATCTCATAGACTCAGTCTCACCAGAATCACTGCAATATTGTCTTCACCACCAGCCTGGTTTGCCGCTTCTACCAAAGCCTTACTCGCCTGTTGGGGATCGGCTTCTTCGGCAATGATTCGTTCCATCAGCGGATCACGAGTCATTTCCCATTGACCATCCGAACAAAGTAACAGGGCGTCGCCAGGGCGCAGCCGTAAGCTAAAGAGATCGACTTGTAGTTCTTTGCGATCACCAAGTGATCGCAAAACAGCGTTTCGCTGTGGATGGGTGTAGATGTCATCTTCTTGTAGATGCCCTAGCTCAACTAACCGCATCACCAGTGAGTGATCCCTCGTGATCCGTTGTAGTTTCCCATCCCGATACAGATACGTTCGGCTATCACCAACATTGGCAATGACTGCTCGATCACCTATCACCAGTGCCATCGTGATCGTTGATCCCATATCGTTGGCCTGGGCGCGTCCTTCACCGGCAATTGCCGCGTTTGCCTCCAGCACAGCCTGCTGTACCAGCGAACGCATTTCTGCCTCGTGATACAGACGCTGACCGCTCAACATTTGTTGCAGATACGAATCGATAATCGTGCGGGCTGCATGGCGTATTGCCAGACCACTGGCCACCTCACCCGCAGCGTGTCCACCCATGCCATCGGCAACAACATACAACCCCCAGCTCTGTCGTTGACCATTGTTCTCCAGACAAAGAGTGAGTTTAAACAGGCTGTCTTCGTTGTGATCGCGTACCAGGCCAGTATCAGTATATGAGCCGGCCAGTTGCAGCAATGGTACGGGATGCATCCGTTCATCACGCAGTGCACTCAAACGATGCGCTACAGCAGTTGCGTCGGGAAGTTCCCCGGTACGGATCTGACGGAGGATGGTTCCTAGGCTCTCGCCTGGTTGGTCATTGTCGATGGGAGTAATCTCGTCTAGGCGTTGGGTTATTCGTGGTGTCTCTGTTAGGCGTTCAAGTACGTCAGCCAGTGTCCGCAAATCGGCCTGGAATGCGGTTGTCCGTTCGTTATCGCTTACCAGTCTGAGCTGATGGGCATGTCTGAGCGCAATCTGATCGACGCTGTTCAGACCGAGATCATCGATCGTCAATGTCCCCAGGCTGATCCCGACGCTGTGAAGACTGACCAGCAATTGTGCCAGGGCAGTGCCGAACGCGAGAGCTGTCGTCTCATCAACGGGAACAGGTAGTGGTTTGAGTTCAGGATCGATAAGAACCGTTAATTGCATCTCGTCGATATCGCACTGCTCCAATACATCGGGCAACATAGCGCGGGCCAGCGGATCGGCCAGGCGCGGGATCAAGGCTGGCCCTCTGGGATCAGCACGAGTTGACAGGAAAGCCGGATAAGTACGGACTTCGAGCGCAGCACCACAATCAATGCAGTACGACTCATTGGCTTCGTTAGCAGTTGATCCACAAGCCCAGCACTGTTGCCACGGTGCCAGATCACGTACCTCTAGCGGGCCAACCGGCCAGGGGTCGCTCAACGGATAGGTAGGCGAAAAACGATCAGCAAAGCGTGGAAGTTGCGCTTCCATATGATCCTCCTCACCGGTAGACGGTGATACAGCGGGTTCAATCGTCTGAGTTACCAACGTGTACAACCAACCTTCGGTAACCGGTAATGGGTGATGGCCCGGTAAAGGTTGACCGCAACCCGCACAACAGCGAGCATGTGAGCGATTTTCTCTACCACAGATTGAACAACGCATACTTTTGACCTACATTGTTGGCGCAGTCTCGATGCGTGCCAGGGCAACTGAGATGTTATCGTGTCCACCACGTTGATTGGCTAAGTCGATCAACGCACTTGCCGCCTGGATCGGCTCGTCGGCAAGGGCCAGTCGCGCCAATTCTTCGTCGGTTACGTGGTTGTACAAGCCATCAGAGCAAATCAATAAGACATCACCCGCAGCCAGTGGTTGGACACGGGTATCGATTACCAGCGGTTGATCGGCACCTAGTGAACGGTAAAGGATGTGTCGTTGCAGATGAGTACGCGCAGCTTCTGGACTAAGCTGCCCAATATCGACCAGACGGGCAACAATGGTGTGGTCGGTGGTTAATTGGATATACACTGGTGCTTCATCGCCGGTGCCAGGTGTGATCAGGTATGCACGACTATCACCAACGTGGGCAAGGTACGCATGGCGGTGTGTAATCAGCGCTAACGTCGCCGTTGTTCCCATCCCGGCCCGACGGGGATCGGCGCGAGCCGCAGCTACAATGCGTTCGTGCGCCGCCTGAATCGCGCCTTGCAAGCATGCTAACCATTGTTCATCGGTGTCTGGCAAGGTTTCGTTGAGCGTTTGCTGCAAAAATATCTTAATCGTCTCGCTTGCCAGTTGTGATGCAACTTCACCAGCCGCAGCTCCTCCCATTCCGTCAGCCACTAGGAGTAAGGCTGCGAATGGCTGTTGCTCACCGAGACTGAACATCCCCGCGTAAACGGTATCTTCGTTGGTGCTTCGCACCTGACCAACATGACTGCGCACCGCAATTCTGGTTTTCAGCGGGGGGAGTGGTGAGCTTATCTGCCACGGAGCGGAAAGCGACGAACCACACGAGACACAAAAGCGGGCTCCTGCTCGATTCCCGCGTCCGCACAGTGGACACGCGAGCGGGTATTGTCGTTGAGCTGGCAAACGAGTGGTAATGCGAATCGTTTCCCGTCCCTGACCGATCTGGTGGGCCAGACTGGCGAGAATCTGGGATAGTTCTCTTAATGCTTGCCCAGCCTGTTCACGCGCTACACCGGTAGAGTCTTCGTACTGCCGACGCCAGAAAGCGATCCCGGCCTCGACAATAATCATCAGATCGCGAATGCTCATCGTGTCACCGGTGAGCGTTAGCTGTCGTTCACCGGTCACGATCACCTGTTCAGGCAACGGTATCAGAAGAGCGCCACAATACGGGCATACCTGCTGGGTTGCCCCAACCGTTTTTCCGCAAACCCTGCATTGCCCTTGAACGTGCGTTGTCACCGGTTGTCCTTGTCGCTGCTGAAATGTCAGTCCTGCGCCTATGCCGTATGACGTTGCACCGAACGTGTTGGATGCATCATCACCTACGTCTATCAGTGACCCAACTTATCAATTACGGGCATTTCCTGAATCTTGCCGGTCTTGCAAAGCGGGTTAATCTATGCTATCACAAGGTAGGAACTGTTTGACTGGAACGCCTCGCATTATAGCACAGGAGCTATGCTTGTGGCGCCCGTAAAGCCCTCAATATGCCCGTTTTGTCAGACCCCTCTCGCTCGTATAGATGCTCGCTTTTGTCCATCTTGTGGTCGCTCACTCGCGACCTCAACCGCTTCGTCTACGATGATGATAAACAGTGGCCCAGTGTTGCACATTACCGAGCCGAGCAGTACTCGCGATGTTGTGTTGGGAGCGCAACCACTTACGCTCGGTCGGGCGCCTGATAACGATATTGTACTGCAATCTCGCTTCGTCAGCGGGCGTCACGCCCGTATTGAGCCTGTCGGCCATGGGCACCGTATCGTTGATGTCGGCAGCCGGAATGGCTTACTATTTGCCGGGCGACGAATCACCGAGCGCGAACTGGCTGATGGTGACGTGTTACGCATCGGCGATCCGGCAACCGGTAATTTTGTCTCACTGACCTATCATAATCCAGCGTTGGCAAAAACACCTGCCCTCCACGAGGCGCCGAGTCGGTTTCCACTCGATCCAAACGATCCTGAAATTACGATAGGTCGCGTGGGCTGTGACATCATTCTCGATAATCCGCAGGTCTCACGTTTCCATGCGCAGATTGATCGTGCCCCTGGTGGTACTGTCGTCTTGCGCGATATGGGCAGTACCAACGGCACGTTTGTCAACGGTCAGCGGGTTACTGCACCGGTTGTGCTCAAGCCGGGTGATGTAATACAGATTGGTGCCTTCAAGCTTGTATACAACATTACCAGTCTTGATCGCTACGATCAGCGCGGTGCGCTGCGGATCGATGCGCGCAACCTATCACGGGTTGTGGCACGCAATGGTGTGCAGCGCGTCATTCTGCATGATGTCTCGCTGTCGATAGCGCCACGGGAGTTTGTGGCAATTGTTGGTGGTTCAGGTACCGGCAAGAGTACGCTTATGAAGGCACTGTGCGGCTATGCTCCGGCGGATCAGGGGCAAGTGCTGGTCAACGGCGACAATTTCTACCGCAATTTTGGCGCCTACCGCTCGGTATTGGGCTACGTGCCGCAAGATGATATTCTGCATCGCTCGCTACCGGTGCAACGGGCGCTTGAATATGCGGCGCGTCTCCGTTTACCGGCTGACACCACCGACCAGGAAGTCGCAGCCCGGATCGACCGGGTGCTCGAAGATGTTGAGATGACCGCCCATCGTGACAAACCGATTGATGCACTATCGGGCGGGCAACGGAAACGGGTGAGTATTGGCGCCGAATTACTGGCCGATCCGAGCCTCTTCTTCCTCGATGAACCAACTAGTGGACTCGACCCTGGGCTGGAAAAGAAGATGATGTATACCCTGCGCCGACTAGCCGACAGCGGACGGACAGTGATCCTGGTTACCCATGCTACGGCAAACATCACTCAATGCGATCATGTCATCTTTATGGCCGGTAATGGGCGGATGGTCTTCTTCGGCCCGCCCGATGATGCACTCCGCTTTTTTCAGGTCACGAGTGGCGATTTTGCCGACATCTATACTAAAATCGAAGGGATTGCTTCACCTGAGCATCCGGTGGTGCGGCAGGATGTACGGGCTGAATATGAAGCCTGGCAGGCTGCCCATCCGCAGGCAGCTTCACCGCCGACACTGGCCGAGCTATGGGAAATACGTTACCGTCAGTCGCCATTTTACCAACAGTATGTCGTAAATCGGCTTGCAGCCGCACCGGTTGGCCCGCACATCACGAGTAATAGTGCAGGCCAGACCAGGCAACGCATTTCCGCATGGCGGCAATTTCGTCTGCTCAGCCAGCGCTACTTCGATCTAATGCTGCAAGATCGCCGCAATCTTATGATCTTATTGTTGCAGGCGCCTATCATCGCCTTGCTCCTTATGCTCGTAGCACGGAGTGATGCCCTCACCGGCGTACAGGCGCAAGACCTGATTCAGCGTGGCGAAGCGAAAAAGGTGCTCTTCATGCTGGCAATCGTGAGTGTCTGGTTTGGGATCATTAATGCCGCCCGTGAAATAACAAAGGAGCAGGCGGTCTATCGGCGTGAACGCCTGGTCAACTTGCAGATTGCACCGTATCTCCTCTCTAAGGTGGCCGTGCTCAGTCTGCTCATTTTGATCCAAACGATTGTGTTGTTGGGGATGGTCTTGCTGAAAGTGTCGTTCCCTGCGGAAACCGGTATCTTGCTACCGACACTCGTCGAAACCTTCATCACCCTACTTCTTTCGGCAGGGGCCGGGATGGCGCTCGGTCTGGCAATCAGTGCGGTATCGGCAACTCCTGATCGGGCGATCAGTCTGGTGCCCTTTGCCCTGATTCCCCAGATTCTGTTTGCCGGTTTGATCTTTACTATTGAGGGCCTTGCAACCCCACTCTCGTGGCTTACGATCAGTCGCTGGTCGATGGATGCACTCGGCGCCAGCCTTGATCTGAACCGTCTCTGTCATTTGCCCAACACCGATGATAAGGGAAGCATTCCACCCGGTTGTACGCCTGGCTTTCTCGAAACCGAAGCTGCCTTTAGCCATGACCCACTCCATTTGGTGGGAAGGTGGGTTATCCTGGTGAGTTATGCCGTCGTCTGTTTGTTCATCGCCGGATGGATGTTACGGCGGCGTGATCGGCGGGTATAAGAGAGTGTGAATGATATGTCATGTTCATAAATGACACCTGTACATTGTTTACGTCATTGTGCTTAGAGATAGGCTAAAATCGTCTTTTTATCCCTGTGCAAAACCTTGACGTTGAGCAGGTGGTAGCGTATAATCACAAGTGATAAACAGCAACCTTTGAGACAATGGTGAAATAGACGTAATATACCGTGATATGGTCGATTCTTTCGTATTACACAGAGTAGGCATATGTCACTCGGACAAAAAATAGGGCGGTTACGTCAGGAACGAGGATTGACCTTGCAAGAAGTGGCCGAGGGTTCTGGCCTGACACCATCGTTTCTGAGCCGTCTTGAACGCGATAAAGTGAATATCTCGGTAGCAAATCTGCGCAAGTTGGCGCAATTTTTTAGTGTCCAAATGACTCATTTCTTTGAGGGCGAAGATGACCAGCAGGTCGGTCAAGTCGTGCGGGTAGCTGACCGGGTTCGCCTCTCGCTCGATGATGCACCGGTACAGGTCTTTTCGCTCTTACCTCCCAACAGCGATCTCGATGCGCGCCTGATCGAAGCCTACCCTGGAAGTAGTCAACAAGGCTTTTCTTCACGGGGAAGCCAGATGGTTCATATTCTGAGCGGTCGTGTGCGCTATACGCTTGGGGAAGAGCAGTATGAACTCGATGCCGGTGATACGCTCTTCTTTCGTGATGATACGGCGTATAGCTGGACAAATATCGGTCATTCAATTGCCACGATTCTCACGGTCAGTACCCTTAATTCACGGGATGATCGTTGATGATGGCATATATCTGTTGAGGTTCAATGAATTTCTTGTCCCCTCGGTTGCTTCGTCAGATTGGTCGCTGGCTGTTAATCATCGTCTCACTCTATCTGATCGGCTGGTTAGTGATGAATGCCGGGTCGGCGGTGACACCATTTATTTTTGGTGGTGTCCTCGCCTATCTGTTTCTACCCCTG comes from Chloroflexus sp. Y-396-1 and encodes:
- a CDS encoding helix-turn-helix domain-containing protein encodes the protein MSLGQKIGRLRQERGLTLQEVAEGSGLTPSFLSRLERDKVNISVANLRKLAQFFSVQMTHFFEGEDDQQVGQVVRVADRVRLSLDDAPVQVFSLLPPNSDLDARLIEAYPGSSQQGFSSRGSQMVHILSGRVRYTLGEEQYELDAGDTLFFRDDTAYSWTNIGHSIATILTVSTLNSRDDR
- a CDS encoding protein phosphatase 2C domain-containing protein, whose translation is MTTHVQGQCRVCGKTVGATQQVCPYCGALLIPLPEQVIVTGERQLTLTGDTMSIRDLMIIVEAGIAFWRRQYEDSTGVAREQAGQALRELSQILASLAHQIGQGRETIRITTRLPAQRQYPLACPLCGRGNRAGARFCVSCGSSLSAPWQISSPLPPLKTRIAVRSHVGQVRSTNEDTVYAGMFSLGEQQPFAALLLVADGMGGAAAGEVASQLASETIKIFLQQTLNETLPDTDEQWLACLQGAIQAAHERIVAAARADPRRAGMGTTATLALITHRHAYLAHVGDSRAYLITPGTGDEAPVYIQLTTDHTIVARLVDIGQLSPEAARTHLQRHILYRSLGADQPLVIDTRVQPLAAGDVLLICSDGLYNHVTDEELARLALADEPIQAASALIDLANQRGGHDNISVALARIETAPTM
- a CDS encoding FHA domain-containing protein — protein: MLVAPVKPSICPFCQTPLARIDARFCPSCGRSLATSTASSTMMINSGPVLHITEPSSTRDVVLGAQPLTLGRAPDNDIVLQSRFVSGRHARIEPVGHGHRIVDVGSRNGLLFAGRRITERELADGDVLRIGDPATGNFVSLTYHNPALAKTPALHEAPSRFPLDPNDPEITIGRVGCDIILDNPQVSRFHAQIDRAPGGTVVLRDMGSTNGTFVNGQRVTAPVVLKPGDVIQIGAFKLVYNITSLDRYDQRGALRIDARNLSRVVARNGVQRVILHDVSLSIAPREFVAIVGGSGTGKSTLMKALCGYAPADQGQVLVNGDNFYRNFGAYRSVLGYVPQDDILHRSLPVQRALEYAARLRLPADTTDQEVAARIDRVLEDVEMTAHRDKPIDALSGGQRKRVSIGAELLADPSLFFLDEPTSGLDPGLEKKMMYTLRRLADSGRTVILVTHATANITQCDHVIFMAGNGRMVFFGPPDDALRFFQVTSGDFADIYTKIEGIASPEHPVVRQDVRAEYEAWQAAHPQAASPPTLAELWEIRYRQSPFYQQYVVNRLAAAPVGPHITSNSAGQTRQRISAWRQFRLLSQRYFDLMLQDRRNLMILLLQAPIIALLLMLVARSDALTGVQAQDLIQRGEAKKVLFMLAIVSVWFGIINAAREITKEQAVYRRERLVNLQIAPYLLSKVAVLSLLILIQTIVLLGMVLLKVSFPAETGILLPTLVETFITLLLSAGAGMALGLAISAVSATPDRAISLVPFALIPQILFAGLIFTIEGLATPLSWLTISRWSMDALGASLDLNRLCHLPNTDDKGSIPPGCTPGFLETEAAFSHDPLHLVGRWVILVSYAVVCLFIAGWMLRRRDRRV